AAACTGATTAGGTAAACTTTGTAGTTTATTGCATTTAGCACGAATGAGTTCCCAAACATCTGGATTTTTTTTGTGTGGCATAATGCTAGAACCAGTAGTCAATTCATCAGGAAAATTAATAAATCCAAAATTCTGATTCATATACAAACAACAATCCATTGCCATTTTACTAAGTGTTGCAGCAATGTTTGACAAAGCAATAGCACAAGTTTTTTCTAGTTTTCCTCTGTTCATTTGTGCGTAAACTACATTATAATTTAAACTTTCAAATCCAAGCAATTCTGTAGTACGATTTCTATTTAGTGGAAACGAACTACCATAGCCAGCACCAGAACCTAATGGATTTTTATTGGCTACTTTAAATGCAGTGTATAACATTTGCATATCATCAACTAAGCTTTCTGCATAGGCAGCAAACCACAAGCCAAAACTTGATGGCATTGCTAATTGTAAATGCGTATAACCTGGCAACAATTTGTCTTTGTGTGTATTGCTCAACTCAATTAACTGATTGAATAAGCTATAACATTCCAAGCTTATTTCTAGTAATTCATTTCGTGCAAAGAGTTTTAAATCTAATAGTATTTGGTCATTTCTTGAACGACCACTATGAATTTTTTTACCAATCTCGCCCAATTGTTCTGTTAATCTAAATTCTACTTCGCTGTGTATATCTTCAATACCATCACCAATAGTAAAATTATCTTTTAGTGTTTGTTTATATATTTTTTTTAATGCTTCATGCAATGCTTCTTTTTCATCAGTAGTTAGTAAGCCAACTTCGCTCAACATTTGCGTATGAGCCAATGAACCTAAAACATCAAATGATGCTAATACTACATCTAACTCTTTGTCTTGTCCAACAGTAAATGCTTCTACCAAACTGCTTAGTGCATTTTCATCTTGATTGTCTTTTTGCCACAACTTACTCATATATTTATTTATAATGTTGGATATTTTAAATTTAGATTTTTAAGTGTTTCTAACACTTTTTTTGCAATTAAATATTCTTTGTACCAATTTTTATCAGCAGGAATAATATGCCAAGGAGCTGCTTCGCTACATTTTTCAAATACAGTTTCGTAAGCATCAATATACTGTGTTCTAAATTCTCGTTCTGTCCAATCACCATCATTGTGTTTCCACATTTTCTTTGGATTTTCCTTTCGCTCTGTCAGTCGCTCTAGCTGATTTTCGCTAGAAGTATGCAAGTAAAACTTTAGTACAGTGGTATTTGTATCTTCTAATAATTGTTCAAAATGATTAATATGTTTATATCTATTTTGAATCGTAGCATCATCTACCCAATGATGCACTTTTTGTATCAAAACATCTTCGTAATGCGAACGATTAAAAATACCGATTTTTCCTTTTGCAGGAACTTGCTGATGTACACGCCATAAAAAATCGTGTGCCATTTCTATTGGTGTTGGCTTTTTAAATCCAGCAATTTGCAAACCTAGTGGATTTAATTTTCCAAATACATTTTTACTTACACCATCTTTTCCAGAAGCATCTAATCCTTGTAAAATAACTAGAATGGCTTTGCTACTATCTGCAATTAAAATGTCTTGTAAGTCTTCAATTTCGTTGATGATATCTTTTGTGGTTGCTTGAGTTTGCGATTTATCAATAGAATCGTTTGGCGAAGTGGCTATATTTTGTAGTATAATTTTAGACATATTTTTTTAACTAATTTTTGTCATTCTGTAATTTTTAAGTATGAGAAATATACGGAATCTATTATAAAAAGATATTAGATTCCAAACAAATTTCTTCGTTCCGAAGTTTCGGAATACTGCCAATTTTTTTGGAATGACGAACAAACCTATAAATTATTTCATTGCATTTTTTAAGATACCTAATAAACCTCTTGTAAGTGTAGATGTTGCTGTTCTAAGTACTTGTCTGCCTGTGGTACTATTTAATACTTTACCAATGGTAGATTGCTCTGCTTTTTTACTAGTTGTTTTTCGTTCTTTTACTACTTCTTTTTTAGCTTCGTCTTTTTCAGCATCTAACATTTTTTTGCTTAGCATTTCATAAGCACTTTCTCTATCAATTACTTGATTATATTTATTATACAAATTTGAATTTTTAATGAGCGTATTTAGTTCGCTATCACTCAATACATCCATTCTAGATTGTGGTGGTGCCATTAATGTATGTACCAATGGTGTAGGAATACCTTTTTCGTTTAATACCGTAACTAGTGCTTCACCAATTCCCATTTCTGTAATAATGTTTTCTACTTCGTAATTTTCGGTATATGGATAATTTTCTGCTACGAGTTTAATTGCTTTTCTATCTTTTGCAGTAAATGCTCTTAGAGCATGTTGAATTTTCATACCTAACTGTCCTAATACATCGTTGGGAATATCATTAGGATTTTGTGTGCAGAAAAATACGCCTACGCCTTTAGAACGAATTAATTTTACAATGGTTTCTATCTGTTCGTTTAATGCTTTAGATGCTTCTTGAAAAACCAAATGAGCTTCATCAATAAAAATGACTAGATCTGGTTTTTCTTGGTCGCCTTTTTCAGGAAACTTCTCATAAATTTCTGCTAGTAAACTCAACATAAAAGTAGAGAACAATTTAGGTTTGTCTTGAATATCAGTTAATCGAATTACATTAATGTAACCATAACCATTGCTGTCTTTTCGTAGCAAATCATTTACATCAAAAGAAGTTTCGCCAAAGAAAATATTAGCACCTTGTTGTTCTAACTCTACTACTTTTCTAAGTATTGTTCCAAATGTAGCTGGACTAACAGCACCGTATTCTTTTTCTAATTCCTCTTTTCCTTCTGTAGATGCAAATTGTAGTACTTTTTTAAAGTCTTCTAAATCTAATAAAGGTAAATGTGCATCATCGCAATACTTAAACAATGTAGCAATAACGCCTTGTTGTGTGTCGTTCAAATCTAAAATTTTAGAAATTAGAATTGGACCAAATTCTGCAACAGTAGCTCTTAGTCGCACGCCATCTTGCTGCGAAATAGAAAAGACTTCCGTAGGATATTTAGTCGCTTTCCAATCGATACCAATGGCATTTTTTCTTTCTTCAATTTTTGGATTAGATGTACCTTCAGCAGCAATACCAGAAAAATCGCCTTTAATATCCATCATCAAAACCGAAATACCATTCTCTGATAATTTTTCAGAAAATAATTGCACCGATTTTGTTTTTCCAGTACCTGTAGCACCAGCAATAAGTCCGTGTCTATTTAACGATTTTAAAGGCACTTTAATTGGTGTATTGGCAACTGATTGCTTGTCTAACATAGCACCACCTAATACAAAACTATTTCCTTTAAAAGTATATCCTTGATTAATTTCTTCTTTAAATGAATCGATATTCGCCATCTTTTTTTTCGTAAAAATACAAAATTTACTTTTATGCGTTTTTCTATTTACATTTGAGATAATGAGAAATTTGATTTTTATAACTATTAGTATTTGTTTTGGAACTTTATTGGCTGGAAATGAAGAGCAAATTGGTTTAACTAAAGACTTTAATGCTTATTTTAATGTAATTGATAAGATTGAAAGTGTTGATGAGTATTTGTATCCAGAGTTGTTTAATGTGTTTCCTAAAGCTACGATACAAATGGCAATTAAAGATATTTACGATGATACGACTGTAAAAACAACATTTTTAGATAGTAAAATTACTAGTATTGAAAAAGTAATTTCGTATGATGGTGCAAAGTATGCTAAATTAAATTATAGTTATTTACTTAAACTTACTTTTTTAGAAGCTGACTTTGAAGATGAGAATGGAACGATTACCAATATTTATAAAAGTAAATATGGAAAAGAAAATGTAGTTTATGATGCAACTACAAAAACTTATTCTATTTTATTAAATAATACTATGGTTGCTATTTGGAAACCAGATTACAATCATTGGAAATTTGTAGAAGCGAAACCAGAAACAAAAGAAGTGTTTAAATTAATATTTCCTGAAAATATAATTAAAAAATTGAAGTTGTAAATGACTTAGATGAATTTATAAATCATAGTACTTTTATTTTGTTTTATTGTACTGAATATTATCAATAGTAAGTTTACTTATAATTTCTAACATAATTTCTGATGTGCCACCACCAATTGTTCCAAGCCGAGAATCTCTAAAAAATCGTGCTAGTGGATAATCTTCCATAAAACCATAACCACCAAATTTTTGCAAGCAATGATAGGCAATTTTATCACTCAATTCAGTTGCTAAATATTTTGCCATCGATGCTTCTTTAACGCAATATTTCTTTTCGTTATACTGTTTACAAACAAAATAAGTATAGGTTTTTACACTTTCTAATTCGCTCATTAGCTTCGCCATATCATGTCGTAGTACTTGAAACTTATTAATTGGTTTGCCAAATGCTTTTCGTTCGCTCATGTATTGTAGTGTTTGTTGAATAGCTAACTCAGAAGAAGCAATGGCACCCAAAGCTAACATGAGTCGCTCTAACTCAAATCGTTGCATAATATAATAAAAACCATGATTGAGTTTGCCTAACAAATTTTCTTTAGGTACTATAACTTGGTCAAATGCAATCTCTGCTGTGTCAGATGCTTTCCAACCTAACTTTTTTAATTGATTAGTACTAATTCCTTTAGTGTTTGTATCAACAACTAGCATAGAAATTCCGCCAGCACCAGCATCAATATTAGTTTTACAAGCAACAATGTAGTAGTCTGCACTAATACCATTGGTAATAAAACATTTAGAACCATTAATTTCAAAGTGCTCATCATTTTCTTTTGCAGTTGTTTTAATGTTAGCAACATCACTTCCAGCAAAAGGTTCGGTAATTGCTAAAGCACCATGTAAGTTTCCTGCAATACCTTCTTTCAAATATTTATTTTTGATATAATCACTTCCTTCATGTTTTAAATGTGATAGTGTTAAGTATGGATGTGCTGAAATACTAGCACCAAAACCACCAGAATTACATTTACTTACTTCTTCTATAAATATTACATCGTACCAGAAATCGAGATTAGAACCACCATAATTTTCTTCTTGAGTTAAACCAAAATAACCCATTTCACCAAATTCTTTCCAAATATATTCAGGTAGCATTCCATCGTTTTCCCATTGGTCGATATTAGGAACAACTGTTTTATCTAAAAAAGCTCTAAGTGTTTGACGAAATAATTTGTGTTCTTCATTAAAAAATAAATCAGTTATGTTGTTCATTGGTATTTTTTTCTAAAAATACGCATTTATTTATTGTGTTGTCTGGAGTTTCCTCTAGACAAGAAAAACTGTTGAAAAGAATTATAAAATGTCGGAAGGAAACTTCCAACATCACAAATTATTTTAATTTATTAGATATATATTCATCAATAGTACTAAAAACAAAATCAGGAAATAAGTCCATAAACTTTTTGTTTTTCAAACCACCTTGTAATGGTCTTTGTGCTGGTGGATTTAATTCATTTGTTGTCATAGGCAATAAATCGTATTGTGCAGTAGGAAAGTAGCTTAAAATGCGTAATGCCAACTGTACTCTGTTCATATAATCGGTACTTGAAATATTATAAATTCCATAATGTTTATTGTCTAATAACAAGTACATCGCTTTAGCAATATCGTGTGCATTAATTGGCGTAGCAAATTGGTCGGTTGGTAATTTTAAAGTCAATTTTTGTTGATTAATGGCTTGGTCAAAAATTCTGGCTACAAAATTTTTACCACGAATTTCATCACCATAAACATTAGTAATTCGTAGTACAATAGTATTAACAGTTGAATTTAAAACTAATTCTTCTGCTTCTAATTTATGACTACCATAAATACTAATTGGATTTGGTTTTGCTTGTTCATCGTAAGGTCCATCATGTCCATCAAAAATATAATCGGTAGAAATAAAAACTAAAGTTGCATTTAATTGCTCAGCTAAATCGACAATATTTTTTGTAGCAGTAACTGTTTTCTCATAGCTTTCAACTTCATTTTGTTCACAATAATCAACATGTGTTAATGCACCACAATGTATAATTACATCAGGTTTAAAATCGTATATATTAAAATTATTTTCATTATTGATATCAAGTGTATTGAAAGCGACAGTATAAGGTGTTTCATAACTAAAATGTGTTCCTATAACATTTTCCTTTTTTTCTTTAAAGTAATGATAGCAATTTCCACCAACTAATCCAGATGCTCCAATTATAAAAATATTCATTATATATTAAAATTTAACTGACTAAATAATTTCTTTTGTTTGATGTAATAATCTACTACGATACTACTATTATATATTCCATGTTTATTTGGTTGTGCTACTGCATTTTGTTGTTGTATTTTCTGAAATGCAATTTTCTTATTATTCAAATCATCAATCATATCATTATAATCTGCTAGTGCTTTTTTTATAGCTTTGCTTTCATCTTTATTGGTAAGCAAACTTTTTAACCAAGCAATTTTATCTAAACGATTTCGCATTTTATAGATTCCAGACAATTCTATTCCACTTAAATTTTTTCGTAGCAAAGCTCTATTGTTTCTAAAATTCAAATATGTTTTTTTAGGATTAGATTTGTGCAAAGTTCCACCTCCAACATGAAAAACAGTACTGTTAGCACAATAGCCAATTTTATAACCTAAATTTTTTAGTCGCCAACACAAATCAATTTCTTCCATGTGTGCAAAAAAATCGCCATCAAAACCACCTACCAAATGAAATGCATCTGCTTTAATAAACAAGCAAGCACCACTTGCCCAAAAAATTTCTGAATTTTGATTGTACTGTCCATTTTCGACTTCACAAGTATTAAAAATTCTTCCTCTACAAAACGGATAACCATATTTATCGATAAAACCACCAGCAGCACCAGCATATTCAAACTCTTTTTTATTGTGATACGCCAGTAATTTTGGTTGAGCAGCTACCATTAAATCATCTTGCTCTATATAATCAATTACTGGTGAAATCCAATTTGCAGTTACTTCAACATCGGAATTTAATAATATGTAATAATCACTTTTAATTTGTTGTAATGCACGATTATAACCTTCTGCAAATCCATAATTTTTATCTAAAACAATGAGTTCAATTTGATTAGCAAAATTTTCTTGTAAGTATTGAGTACTATCATCAGTAGAAGCATTATCTGCTACAATGATTTTGCAATTAGCTAACTTAGAGTGCTGTATTACAGAAGGCAAAAATTGTTGCAAGTGCTGTTTCCCATTATAATTTAAAATAACTATGGCAATATTTTTGTTCATTATTGGCTTGAAATTAGTGTATTTTTTTAATTTAACCTATAGTTATAATTGATTAACTTTTGTCTTGACACAAAAGTTACAAAAAGTCAAGACTACAATAAATTCTTAACGCTCGAACTACATAAAAAAGCTAAAAATCTTGAAACTCGCTCTGCTCAAACAGCAATATTTTCTTTACGCTTTTTTATTTGTTCTCTCTAAATTTATTGTAGGTCAAATTGTAAAATAGAATATTCTTAGTATTGAATGAGATTTTTAGCTTATTTTGTGTGAAGATATCATGAAAAAAATACTTTGGATAATGACTGCTACCATGTTGTTGAGTGCTTGTAACTCAGCACAAAAACGATTTAATTTGGCAAAGAAAAGTGCTAATGAGTTGCTACAAAACATGAATCAACCGAGTGCATTAAGTTACTTTGAAACGCCTTATTTTAATAAAGAGCAAATGCAAATTATTATAGGAACTATTATGCAGAACTGCGATTGGAATAATAGAGCAACACATAGTTATACTGAAAAATTAATTGAAGATAAAGAAGATGGCAATGTTGCTATATTTATATATCAATATTATATGGATTGTGATAGTATTCAAATTAATATGTCGTATAATTTATTGAACAAAACACCACAATTAATTAGTTTTGAAATTATTGATTTGAATAGCAATCACTAAAAATAGTTGATTTAATTTGTTGTTTTAAAACTACTTTTTAACAAAAATATGACTATGTATTCTTGTATTTATTTATATATTTGATAAATAGTAAAACAAATTTAAAATGGAATATAAGGTTATAGTAGCAATATCTATAATATTACTATTTGGTACTTCCTGTGTTAGAAGCCAATCCTCTGATTATATAGAAAACACTAAAGATTTATTAAGATTAGTAGATAGAAATAAATATAACATTGCATATAGTCTGTTTAGTGCCGAAAACAAAGAAGATAAAGAAAATTTATATAATGAATTTAATAATATAAGAAAAAGTATAAAAAAATATGGATATCCTAATGAATATGAGGTGATAGAGCAGGACATGTTTATTGTTATTGAGTCTTTTTTAAAGATGTCTGATGACTATGTATATAAATTGAATGTCTATTTTATAAATTCAAATTATGTTTCAGATGGAAAAATAAATTTTTTAACACTTGAGAAGCTAAAGAATGATAAAACGCAGATAAAAACAAAAACATTTCCAGCACAATAATGTTTTTATACAATGTATTAATATGTAAATAAATTATTGATTTGAATAACAATCACTAAAAATAGTTGATTTAATTTGTTGCCATTCATCTTTTAAAATACTATAATAGACTGTATTTCTTCTATAACCATCGTACATTAAAGTATGACTTCTTAAAGTGCCTTCTTCTGTTGCACCTAGTTTCAAAATAGCTTTTCTCGATTGCAGATTTCTTTCATCGGTTTTTAATTCTACTCTTTCAAATTGTAGTGTTTCAAAAGCAAAACACAACAATAGAAATTTTACATTTTTATTAATAGCAGTTCCTTGTGCTGTTTTTGCCAACCAAGTAAAACCAATTTCTAATCGCTTGTCTTTGTTAGATACATTACAAATACTAGTAGTTCCAACTACTTTATTATTTATTTTATCTAAAATAATAAATGGATATCGTATTGCTTTGTTATAATTTAAAAATGCATCAGATAAATAATTGTCTATAGAAGTTTCATCATTAAAAATAATAGGTGAGTACTTTGTAATATTGGGATTTTGTAAGGCAATTTCCTTTAATAAATTTTTATTGATTGCTGTTAATGGAAGTAGCTCTACTATATTATTATTAAAAGTATAAGTATTATTAAATTCAAAATTCATGTTTAATATTTAATTCCAGCTCTTTTCCATCGTCTATGACTCCATAACCAAAGCTGTGGTTTGTTAATAATATCGCTTTCTAAAAATCGTACGAATTGTTCTACAATGTCTTCTTTATTAGCTACTGGTTGATTTGGTATAGCAATTGTTTTTAAATCGACTTCGTAATATCCTTTGTCAATTTTATGAATAGACGCATACAATACAATAGCATTTTGCTTGTGAGCAATATTGGCATATGCTTGATGAAATGGTGTTTTGATGCCTAAAAAATTAGTCCAATAAGCTTTGTCTGTATCAACAGGAGTTTGATCAGCAAGTATGGCAATTAAATTATTTTGTTGACAAACCTCAATAATTTTTTTAATGTCTGAATTTAGAATAGTATGCAAACCTAGTCGCTCTCTAATTTTTTTCATTTCATTATCAAAAGTAATGTTATTGCTAGGAGCATATAGTGCATAAGCTTTTTTATTGGTAGCATTTGCTGCTAAATAACTTGCCCATTCCCAATTACCAAAATGACCTAACAATACAAATAAAGGTACTTGCTCATTCCTTAAATCAAATAACAATTGTTTGGCTTGATGAGTTAAACTAATTCTTTTATCAATACTGTTTTTGGATATACTTATATATTTTATTATTTCTACAACAATGCACGATAAATGATGGTAGTATTTTCTTCTAATTTTATTGACTTCTAATGATGATTTGTAAGGAAGTGCATAAGCCAAATTGGTATTGATGACCGTTTGTCTATAATGTAAAATGTGTTGTACAAAAAACTGGATTACGCTTGCCAAAATATACAAAATAGATAATGGCAAATAGGAGAGTAGTTTAAGCCATGTAAAAAGTATCTTGGTAATTATTTTTTTCACTGCTATAAAAATACAGATATTTTAGGTGTTGCAAGTATCAATAATATTAAATGTATTTAAATCAAACAAGTCTATTTTTCCTTACCAATTCATTATTAAAACATGAATAGTTGCTATTTAGATTCAATATCAATAACTTTGCACGCTTGAGGTAATCTTTTTGTACTTAATAAAGTTAATTAAATGAAATATTTTTCTAATTTATTGGTATTGGTAGTATTAATATCAATGATAGCTTGTAAAAGAAAAGCAAGTCAACCACCAGCTATGGTACCAAATTTACCTGCGGTTGCTGTAGATCAAAGAACCGTAGAAAGCTTTTATATTTATCCTGCTGATATTGAAGGAAAAAACAACAATGCAGTTAGAGCAAAAATATCAGGTTACATTAAAAAAGTTTTGGTAGATGAAGGCGATGTCGTTAAAAAAGGGCAGCTACTCTTTCAACTAGAAACCAATGTTCAAAATCAAAGTGCTAGTGCTGGCAAAGCTCAAATTGAAGCAGCTAATGCTAATATTAAAGCAGCAGAAGCTCAAGTTCAAGCAGCTCAGGTAGAAGTAGATAGACTAATTCCACTAGTACAAAAAAATATCATTAGCAATGTTCAGTTAGAAACAGCTAAAGCTAAGTTGGCTCAAGCACAAGGACAATTATCTCAAGCTAAGGCAGCGTACCAAGTAGCTCAAGCTAGTTATAAAGGTACTGTTGCCAATATCAACTTTGCCAATATCACTAGTCCAATTAATGGTATTGTAGGAAAAATTAATTTTAGAGAAGGTGCTTTGGTAAGTCCACAAGATCAAATGCCATTAACGAATATCTCTCAATCTGGCGATGTATATGCTTATTTTACTTTGAATGAAAAGCAATTCATTTACTTCTTTCAAAATTATCCAGGAAAAACTATTGATGATAAACTTAAAAATTTGGGTGATGTAAGCTTACAACTAGCAGACAATAGTATTTATCCAATTAAAGGAAAGATTGAAACATCTACAGGACAAATTGATCCTAATACAGGAACAATACAGTTTAGAGCAAGTTTTAAAAACAATGGCTTACTAAGCAATGGTAGTACTGCTAAAATTATGATTCCAAGAATATTTAAAGATGTTTTGGTTATTCCAGAATCAGCTACTTACGAACAACAAGGTTTTGTATATACTTATAAATTGCAAGGAGATAGTGTAGTCAATGTTATTGTAACGCTTTCAGATAGAGTAAACAACTTAGCAATTATTGAAAGTGGTTTATCTTTAAATGATACAGTGATAGCTTCTGGAGTGGCTAGCTTAAGAAATGGCATGAAAGTAAAACCTAATTTGGTAAATATAGATTCCATTACCAATATTAAAGTAGTAGAATAATGATTAAAACTTTTATCAATAGACCTGTACTTTCTTCCGTAATATCTATAGTAGTCGTGTTGCTAGGTATTATTGGAATTAATAGCTTACCAATTACACAATATCCTGATATTGCTCCGCCAACTATTATGATTAGTGCTAATTATAATGGTGCAGATGCTCAAACTGTATTAGAAAGTGTTATTATTCCAATAGAAGAACAAGTGAATGGTGTAGAAGGAATGACTTATATTACTTCTACAGCAGACAATAGTGGTGGTGCTAGTATTACAGTTTATTTTGAACAAGGTGTAGATCCAGATATTGCTGCGGTAAATGTGCAAAACAGAGTAGCAAGAGCAACACCTTTATTGCCAGCAGATGTTACGCGTTCTGGTGTAGTAACATCAAAACAACAAACGAGTGCGTTGATGTACATGTCGTTTTATTCTAAAAATAAAGCTTACGATGATGTTTTTATTCAAAACTATATCAATATTAATGTAATTCCAGGTATAAAAAGAATTAACGGTGTTGGTGGTGCTAGTGTTTTTGGTGCTAAAGATTATGCTATGCGTATTTGGTTAGATCCACAAAAACTGGCAGGATTCAATTTAGTACCGAATGATGTAATTAGAGCAATTAATGAACAAAGTGCACAAGTAGCACCAGGACAGCTTGGACAAAATAATGGAGAAGCATTTCAATATGTAATAAAATATAGTGGAAAATACAATGAAGTACAACAGTATAAAGATATCGTTATTAAAGCATCACAAGGTGGACAAATACTACGATTATCTGATGTGGCTGATATTGAGTTGTCTGCATTTTCTTATTCGTCAAAAGGTGAAACTAATGGTATGCCTACACTTTCATTAGGTGTTTTTCAAACAGCAGGTTCTAATGCACAAACCATTATCAAAAATATAGAAGCTTATTTGGCAGATGCTAAAAAATCTTTTCCTGATGGAATAGAATATACTATTAACTATAATACCAACGAGTTTTTATCTGCGTCTATGGAAAAAGTGTTAGAAACTTTATTCGAAGCATTTATACTTGTATTTATAGTCGTATTTATTTTCTTGCAAGATTTTCGTTCTACACTTATTCCTGCAATAGCTGTTCCAGTCTCTATCATAGGTACCTTTTTCTTTTTAAATGCCTTTGGTTTTTCTATCAACTTACTAACACTTTTCGCTATGATTTTAGCTATTGGTATTGTGGTAGATGATGCCATTGTAGTTGTAGAAGCAGTACATGCCAAAATGGAAACTACACACGAAAAAGACATAAAAAAAATTACTACAGATGCTATGAGTGGCATTACTACAGCTATTATTTCTATTACATTGGTAATGGCAGCAGTATTTATTCCTGTAACTTTTACACCAGGACCTTCTGGCGTTTTCTATAAGCAATTTGGTATCACATTGGCAGTATCTATTATTATTTCGGCAGTTAATGCATTAACGCTAAGTCCAATGTTATGTGCTTTATTTTTAAAACCACATAGCAACGAAGAAAAAAAGAAAAGTTTTGTACAACGATTTTATGATGCTTTTAATCGTTCTTTTAATAATATGACACAGCGATATGCTAAAGTTGTTGGCTTTATTATTGGTAGAAAATGGATTGCAGTACTTGTTTTAGTATTATCAGGCATAGGTATTTGGTATGCAAGTAATACCACGCCAACGGGTTTTGTACCAAACGAAGACAGAAAAATTATCTTTGCCAATATTGAACTACCTCCAGGAAGCTCTTTAGATAGAACTTTTGCAGTATTGAAATCGTTAAATGAAAAAATAAACACACTAGATGGTATAGAAAGAATGACTTATATTGCTGGTAGAAGTTTCTTTGGTGGAAATGGCAATAATGGCGGTTTAGCATTTATTAAATTAAAAGATTGGGAAGAAAGAACTGCTAAAGATTTATCTATAGAAGCCATTACAGGAAAAATGTTTGGCATAGCTGCTACCATTCCTGATGCCAAAATTGTATTTTTTGGTCCACCAAGTGTGCCAGGTTTTAGTATTAGTTCTGGATTTAACGCTGAACTACTAGATAAAACTGGTGGTAGCATTGCTAATTTAAACAATGTAAAAAATCAGTTTATTGGTGCTTTAATGCAAAGACCAGAAATACAATATGTTCAAAGTCCATTAAATACCAACTATCCACAATACGAGTTAGAAATTAATATGCCTTTAGCTAAATTAAAAGGTGTTTCTCCATCTGATATTTTTAGTGCATTAAACGGTTATATTGGTGGTCAGTATGTTGCCGATTTCATAAAATATGGTAAGCAATTTAGAGTAATGCTTCAAGCCAATGCCGAATCAAGAAATGATGAACAAAGTTTAAACGGAATTTCGGTTAGAAATGCACAAGGACAAATGATTCCTATTTCTCAATTTGTAGAGTTGAAGAAAGTATCTGGTCCTCAATCTATTTCTAGATTTAATTTATACAACTCAGCTTCCTTAAGTGGTGCACCAAACCAAGGATTTAGTTCTGGTGATGCCATTAAAGCTGTAGAAGAAGTAGCTGCTCAAACACTACCACAAGGTTTTGGC
Above is a genomic segment from Chitinophagales bacterium containing:
- a CDS encoding GNAT family N-acetyltransferase, with protein sequence MNFEFNNTYTFNNNIVELLPLTAINKNLLKEIALQNPNITKYSPIIFNDETSIDNYLSDAFLNYNKAIRYPFIILDKINNKVVGTTSICNVSNKDKRLEIGFTWLAKTAQGTAINKNVKFLLLCFAFETLQFERVELKTDERNLQSRKAILKLGATEEGTLRSHTLMYDGYRRNTVYYSILKDEWQQIKSTIFSDCYSNQ
- a CDS encoding lysophospholipid acyltransferase family protein, translating into MKKIITKILFTWLKLLSYLPLSILYILASVIQFFVQHILHYRQTVINTNLAYALPYKSSLEVNKIRRKYYHHLSCIVVEIIKYISISKNSIDKRISLTHQAKQLLFDLRNEQVPLFVLLGHFGNWEWASYLAANATNKKAYALYAPSNNITFDNEMKKIRERLGLHTILNSDIKKIIEVCQQNNLIAILADQTPVDTDKAYWTNFLGIKTPFHQAYANIAHKQNAIVLYASIHKIDKGYYEVDLKTIAIPNQPVANKEDIVEQFVRFLESDIINKPQLWLWSHRRWKRAGIKY
- a CDS encoding glycosyltransferase family 2 protein is translated as MNKNIAIVILNYNGKQHLQQFLPSVIQHSKLANCKIIVADNASTDDSTQYLQENFANQIELIVLDKNYGFAEGYNRALQQIKSDYYILLNSDVEVTANWISPVIDYIEQDDLMVAAQPKLLAYHNKKEFEYAGAAGGFIDKYGYPFCRGRIFNTCEVENGQYNQNSEIFWASGACLFIKADAFHLVGGFDGDFFAHMEEIDLCWRLKNLGYKIGYCANSTVFHVGGGTLHKSNPKKTYLNFRNNRALLRKNLSGIELSGIYKMRNRLDKIAWLKSLLTNKDESKAIKKALADYNDMIDDLNNKKIAFQKIQQQNAVAQPNKHGIYNSSIVVDYYIKQKKLFSQLNFNI
- a CDS encoding efflux RND transporter periplasmic adaptor subunit, which translates into the protein MKYFSNLLVLVVLISMIACKRKASQPPAMVPNLPAVAVDQRTVESFYIYPADIEGKNNNAVRAKISGYIKKVLVDEGDVVKKGQLLFQLETNVQNQSASAGKAQIEAANANIKAAEAQVQAAQVEVDRLIPLVQKNIISNVQLETAKAKLAQAQGQLSQAKAAYQVAQASYKGTVANINFANITSPINGIVGKINFREGALVSPQDQMPLTNISQSGDVYAYFTLNEKQFIYFFQNYPGKTIDDKLKNLGDVSLQLADNSIYPIKGKIETSTGQIDPNTGTIQFRASFKNNGLLSNGSTAKIMIPRIFKDVLVIPESATYEQQGFVYTYKLQGDSVVNVIVTLSDRVNNLAIIESGLSLNDTVIASGVASLRNGMKVKPNLVNIDSITNIKVVE